A window of Rosa rugosa chromosome 7, drRosRugo1.1, whole genome shotgun sequence genomic DNA:
TCGAGTAATATAATTGACAGAGTAAGTAATAAGTGAATAATAACCATATATAGTCGGTATATATTCTCTCTATCGAACCCATGAACACATTGTTGCCGACTAAAACATATCCAACTACAACATATCCCACTACATTAGACAAGACACATGGCAGTTATCCAAACCAAAATATATAGGTACCTCAAGAACATACttcagaattaaaaaaaaaaaaaaaaaaactcagtgtGTCACGGAACGACTGAGCCCCAACCGCCACTGTATATACGGAAAGTACGCTGGAATTGATCAAGTCAATAATCCTTCGGGTATTCTCACAATGGAAGAAGCCAAAAAGGGCACAAAGTTAAAAACTTCTTCATGGGGTTGACCAGATCAGAACTGGCTTCTTGCAGTTGTATTGTGCGACTAAAATCATTCCGTATTATTCCCAACGTTAATTACATGACCAACACCGAAGGTATTCAAACGTGCTTAATTAGTATGTATACTTTtaccgtatatatatattttgctgCATTTGGCAAATGTTTGTCGAAGTTGTTCTATGTACAATTCTTAATTACTACGTACGTATATTATAATCTGAAGTTTGGAGCATATATGACTGGGCATCTATTACGTTTTTTCTGAGTTGAAACTAGCTTGAAAATCGATCTTAGAGAGGAGCGTATTATGCAAAGCATCGATCATCAATGTTGATGAGCTGTAGGGTCGTACTTTTATTGTTTACTATGCTTGCATAATTAAGGATCCTTTGCTTAATTTTGGAAAATATGTGGAATTTGTACTACGGTTCGTTATAAATATCTGAAAATTGGAAAATGACAGTGGGATCATTGAGATGCATCATTATATGTCTTATATTGTGAGTTGACTGGAGGATCTTCGTTGATCAGTAGGGTTTTACAGACTTCTCTTTTATGTCAAAATTCTAGCACCAAAAATACTATTGACGCTCATTTTTCCTCAAAATTGAACGGTGAGATAAAGTCTACATATAACAGGTCAAGGAGTTCGTACTAGACCAAACTATTTCATCTTCAAATATttgcataaaaaaaatataattgcATTTAAAACTTTTCGTAAGCGACAACCATATCGATCGCTCAGTTTCTATAAGTTTGATTAATAATTAATCAAAGCTGACTATATGTAGGAATATTTCcaaaccaaattaaaaaaattaatggttCAAGCTAGTAATGTTTACGATTAGTGATTTAGTGTGGTGCAAAACAATCACGTGATGCATCAGTTTGGAATCCACGTACGATGAGCCGATCGAAGAATTGTCTAAAATAGTAAAATGTTACCTTTCAACGCCGTAAAATATTAGAcacatgaccaaaaaaaaaaaatatattaacaaGCTTATCTATAGCGACTATATAATATCCACCTTCTCTGTGCATTAGTACTACCTACAAACTTAAAAGTAGCAAGCCATAGGAATCGAACGTAAAAGCGATTTCAGAAGCTCGTTAACTCAATGGAGAAATCTCAATCTCACGTAGTGATCTTTCCATTTCCACTGCAAGGCCACATCAAACCCTTGCTATGCTTAGCAGAGCTTCTCTGCCATGCAGGCCTTCACGTCACCTTCGTCAACACCCGCCACAACCACAACCGCTTAGCGAACCTCCGTGCCCTCTCCGCCCACTTCCCCACCCTCCACTTCGAGTCCATCTTGGACGGTCTTCCCGATGACCACCCACGCACTTTGGGCAGCGAGTTGTTGATCGCATTGAAGACATCAATTAAGCCTCATTTTAAGGAGCTGCTCCAGTCATCCCTTAAGGCCAACGGTGTTGCGCTGCCGCCGCCAACATGTATTATAACAGATGGACTTGTGACTTTTGCTTTTGATGTTGCAGAAGAGTTGGGGTTGCCCATACTTAGTTATAATGTTCCTTGTGCTCGTTACATGTGGACTTGTCTTTGTCTTCCCAACCTCATCGAACAAGGCCAGCTTCCTTTCCCAGGTGACTaactttttaaatttatttgaatCCGATCGAACCTATGCTTGCATAGTTGCATGAACTGCGTTTATTTAACAAACTCATATGAGATATTATTCGTTTGCAACAAATGATTTGGTAAGGTAATTTAGTAACCCTATTGTATATTTTCCTTTAATATCCTCTCGTCAGATATTGAAAAGCCGAAATTCTAAAACCCTAAGCCTAAGGCGGCAAAGTGGCAATTCTACGTGACTTTGTCATCGCACTCACGTAAAAGCCGGCTTAATTAAACCCTTGAACATATGATATGTGTTTTTTAACATGCATGAAGAGCTGATTTGGATACAAGACCAATCATCCACCAATAATAAATAGTTTACTTGACTAAATTGATTACTTTAAACTTATCATATAATATTTGATGAACAGATGACGACATGAATGTGGAAATCACTGGCGTCCCCGGAATGGAAGGCCTTCTGCGACGTGTAGATTTACCTGGTTTTTGCAGGGTAAAACAGTCCAGCCACCTTGGTCTTCAATTCGCCATCCACGAAGCTCAGACACAAAAACGAGCTTCAGCTCTAATCCTCGACACCATTTACGAACTTGATGCTCCGTGTCTGTCCCATATGGCCAACATGTTCCCCAAAATTTACACTCTCGGCCCTCTCCACTCTCTCCTACATACTCAAATCGGCGACGTCTCGCGATCATTAGCATCACACGGCGGTCTTTGGAAAGGGGATCCAAATTGCATGACATGGCTCGACTCTCAGCCAGCCAAATCGGTTCTTTATGTCAGCTTTGGAACTTTAGTGACCTTGACACGTACCAAAATCATAGAGTTTTGGTACGGTCTGGTCAACAGTGGGCACCCGTTCTTGTGGGTTGTACAGTCCGACATCACTTCGGGTATAGGTGAAGACCCGATTCCCATGGAGCTTGAAATTGGAACAAAAGAAAGAGGGTATATAGTGAATTGGGTCTCGCAAGAGGAAGTCTTGGCTCACAAGTCAATGGGTGGGTTCTTGACCCACAGCGGATGGAATTCTACCCTAGAGAGCATTGTAGCAGGAATTCCTATGATTTGTTGGCCTAATTTAGGGGATCATTACATCATTAGCAGAATTGTTAGTGAGAAGTGGAAGATTGGTCTTCGATTGAAAGAAAAGTGTGACAGAAAGGATATTGAAACCATGATAAGAATGTTGATGGAATTTAAGAGGGGAGAGATTCAGGGCTCAATGGATTCAATTTCAAAAGTGGCTCGTGATAGTGTTACGAAAGGTGGatcttcaaaccacaacttggAGATGCTAATCCAAGACATTAGGAATATGCATGCAAGATCACAGTGACAGGTCTGGGGCTTAAACTGGTTCCACGTTATTCCTTATTGGGTAAATTTAATATTTTCTCCTTTGTATGAAATTGTCGCTTTGTGAATTTTGTGATGCTTGTAATTGTATGTGCTTAGCCAAACAGATGACTAGGTAATCCCCATTTGTTCAATTATAATTATTTGTTTGTAATTAATTTGCCTGGCTGCAATTATCAATAAAACTGGAAAGGATCCTCCACTATTGTATTCTTCTTCGTTAATTCTTTTGAAAATTTGAGATCAGCATTGTTTAGACTTTAGAGGTATATATATCGCAATACGTAGACAATATACAATGACAAGATTTGTTGAACATAAATAGTTAGATTGTTTGTTAGGGTGATGATTTCAACAGTCCACTTCGCCATATATTTTATCGCTTGCAATCCAATTCACTATATATCTTATCACTTGCACTCCACTTTTATACAGCTAGTTGGAGTGTGAAAATCACTTTCCTTATTCATGATTAATTCCATTTTGGTTAATTACTCTCTTTCAACTATATGAGACTATGAGAGTGGCCTAGTACCGGACTACCGACCATTTGATCTAGTGGCACTAGTTTCTTCTTTGTAAGTGGGAGATTGTGAGTTCGACTGATGCATGACTAGCTGTTGAGAGTAATTACCTTGTTTAATTTCCTGCTCCGGTCATCTGTaattggtaatggtcaagattAGCACACTATCCTAGCTAGCCTGCTAATACGTTCTACGACCACATTTCTCTCaatatttttttcaaaattgtTACATTTCGATCTTCATTTCAATTTGTGAATGTGATTGGCTTTGGTCTTTTATTTTGGTACACTGGTGCACGTTACCAGTTTATTATTGGCGGACATTATACCTTTATCGACTACTCTATCAGgttcatatatatttatttcTCCTGTCAAAGACAAACGAAGAACTCCAGATCGCTGTCTAACCTCAGTCCAATGATATAGACAATAAGCAAGGCAAATGTCATGGAATTCTCAATTGaatgaaagagagaaaagagagagaacatTGAGACCATGATAAGAACTTTGATGGAACTTGAAAAGAAGGAGATTCAGAACTCAGTGGCATGGATACGGTTTCAAAAATAGCCCGTGACAATGTGATTAAAGATTTAAAGGGGAATCTTcccaacacaatttttttttttttttggcgatgGGAGGATTTTTATTCAACAAGAAGCAACATTACAAGCGAAAGACCCAAACCGGgcccaaagaaaaagaacaaacaaaTGAAAACAAACAGCCCAACAAGCTTCAAACACAGTGCAGATCGACCAGGAGAGAGATGAGGCAGTGACGACGCCGCCACCAGCCAAACCCAAGGGTGACACAGAAACGTCACCAGATCGGCGGGTCTTCCcaacacaatttggagctcctGATTATGAGAATTTTAACAATCACAATTTGTTTGTAATCTGATGAACAAGATGAGtgaattttgtatcttttgAGTTTACATTTTGAAATATATTACGTACGAACGAGGACTAAGAATTTGGTCCAATCTCAAATACGGTTTTACCAGTCTGAGAGCGAGTTTGCAGCTTACCAAATCATTTTAAATTTAACATTTGTTGGCATATTTGATTGTAAATATTCGTTTTTCTTTGGATTTTCAAATTGTCTCgtttaaacagcgacaagcatGATCCACGATTCATTATTGTGCTAATCTTATCTCAACTTAACCACctattaggtgttgggttttaacaCAAACAACCTTATACAATTGGACGTGAGTCATCCATttataaattcttttttttttttgtcacttttctaataTGAGATTTTTCATGCTCCAACATGGCCCCGCACATGCAACCTAATTGTAGGTTGCATGCGTAATCAACAGAGCACATGTGCTCCCAATCAGGCAatcaattttcattttggaagGTTGGTCAATTTATATGCCGGATTGATACCGGTGGGTTGTATGGTCCGACATCACTTTGGGTTTATATATATGGATTATGGAGACCCAATTCCTATGGAGCTTGAAATATGAACAAAAGAAAGAGGGTACATAGTGAATTAGGTTTTGCAAGAGGACGTCTAGGGCAACAAGTCAATGGGTGGGTTCTTCACCCATAGGCCCGGG
This region includes:
- the LOC133723931 gene encoding 7-deoxyloganetic acid glucosyltransferase-like yields the protein MEKSQSHVVIFPFPLQGHIKPLLCLAELLCHAGLHVTFVNTRHNHNRLANLRALSAHFPTLHFESILDGLPDDHPRTLGSELLIALKTSIKPHFKELLQSSLKANGVALPPPTCIITDGLVTFAFDVAEELGLPILSYNVPCARYMWTCLCLPNLIEQGQLPFPDDDMNVEITGVPGMEGLLRRVDLPGFCRVKQSSHLGLQFAIHEAQTQKRASALILDTIYELDAPCLSHMANMFPKIYTLGPLHSLLHTQIGDVSRSLASHGGLWKGDPNCMTWLDSQPAKSVLYVSFGTLVTLTRTKIIEFWYGLVNSGHPFLWVVQSDITSGIGEDPIPMELEIGTKERGYIVNWVSQEEVLAHKSMGGFLTHSGWNSTLESIVAGIPMICWPNLGDHYIISRIVSEKWKIGLRLKEKCDRKDIETMIRMLMEFKRGEIQGSMDSISKVARDSVTKGGSSNHNLEMLIQDIRNMHARSQ